The region ACGAGGAGATCATTGAGGTTGACCAGAAAAATGTCGACACGTCCAAGCCTTACAACATCACGCTGAAGCTTGAATACAGAGATGTTTTCGGCAAAAGGTATTCGGAAGTCAGTGAAGTGAACGTTCACCACTTCAGAGAGAGTTATTCGTCTACGTACCTTCTGGGTGGGGCTTTACTTCTGGTACTTGTCCTTGGGGCTGTCTGGTATATCAGGAAAAGGTAGCGGGGAGTGAAAATGGTTTCCATAGCGAGAAAAAATCTGTTCCATGAAAAGGGAAGGCTGGTGATAAGTATAGGAGGTGTTGCGTTCTCAACCATGCTGATAATGGTTCTGATGGGCGTGTATTACGGAATATTCACCGAAAGCACGATGTATCTGAGGAAGACTAACGCAGACCTGTGGGTGGGACAGGAGGGCATACATGACACCTGGCACACATACTCTCTGCTGCCGAGAGGGCTTGATGAGGAGATACGGAGGGTTGGTGGAGTTAAGGACGTTCATGAATTTATTGGGAGGGCCGTGAGGGCAAAGGTATCCAAGGTGGTGGACAAGGAGGAGACGATATACATCATCGGCTTTGACACGAAAACCGGCGTTGGAGGACCGTGGGAAATCGTGAAGGGCAAGAAGATACCGCGGGATGGCCAGGTGATAGTGGACAGGGTTTTCGCAACAAGAAACGGTATCGATATTGGAGATAAGATCGAGGTTGGTGGAGTCGAGCTAACAGTGGTTGGCATCTCCAAAGATACATTTGTTCTTGTCTATTCCTATGCTTTTGTTACAAAGGAGGATGCGGAGAAGATATTTGGGGCTGAAGATTTCCTGAATTACTACATGGTGGAGGTCGATAACCCGTTCTTTGCTGAAAAGATAGCAGATAACATAAAGAGCAGGCTCGAAAGTCTGGGGGTTAAGGTGGACGTTCTCACAAAGCAGAAATTCATAGACAATCACAAGGAGGTGATAGATGAGAGTTTCAGCGCGATACTCCTTCCTCTGGTCTTCATAGGGTTTTTCATAGGTGTCACGGTTATAGGATTAACGCTGTACACCGCAACTCTGGAGAAGATGAAGGAATATGCGATTTTGAAGGCTATCGGGGCGGATGAGACGTTCATGATGCGAATAGTGCTGGAACAGGCTTTTACAATCGCCCTGCTTGGATTTGCTGCGGGCTCAATTCTGTCATTTCTGGCGGCAAACCTAATCCCAAATGTCGCTCCCGAGTTTTATGTGGAAATCAACCTGCAGAACGTGGTCATGACATTCGGTTCCATTGTGGTCATGAGCCTGGTTGCCGCACTCATACCAATAAGGAGGCTTGAAAGGATAGAGCCAGCAACCGTGTTCCAGGCGTGAGGGTGATGGATGTGGATGAGGCGATTCTGGAAGTCAGAAACGTGACTAAAATCTACGGTTCTGGAAGAACTGCCGTAAAGGCCGTTGATAATATCTCCTTTTCCATCAGCAGGGGCGAACTTGTTCTCCTCATGGGTCCGTCTGGCTCTGGCAAAACCACTCTGCTCACCCTCATAAGCGGCCTTCTGAAGCCAACTTCCGGGAGCGTGAAAATAGATGGGGTTGAGATAACCGAACTGAGCCAGAAGGAGCTTGCAAGGATAAGGCTCGAGAAGATCGGCTTCATATTCCAGCACTTCAATCTTCTCTCAGCTTTAACTGCCCTTGAGAATGTGATGATTCCGCTGATAATCCGGGGTGTTGGGGAGAGGGAAGCGAGGAAAAGGGCCGAGAAAATCCTTGCGGATTTTGGACTGAAGGACAGAATGCACCACAAACCTGAAGACCTTTCTGGAGGGGAGCAGCAGAGGGTGGCGATAGCGAGAGCTGTGATAAGCGATCCGGATTTGATCATTGCAGATGAGCCCACGGC is a window of Geoglobus acetivorans DNA encoding:
- a CDS encoding ATP-binding cassette domain-containing protein — encoded protein: MDVDEAILEVRNVTKIYGSGRTAVKAVDNISFSISRGELVLLMGPSGSGKTTLLTLISGLLKPTSGSVKIDGVEITELSQKELARIRLEKIGFIFQHFNLLSALTALENVMIPLIIRGVGEREARKRAEKILADFGLKDRMHHKPEDLSGGEQQRVAIARAVISDPDLIIADEPTANLDSKKGREVMELIHSMVRDGKAAIIASHDPRVEDFADRVLRMEDGRLKSDERKGP
- a CDS encoding FtsX-like permease family protein, with protein sequence MVSIARKNLFHEKGRLVISIGGVAFSTMLIMVLMGVYYGIFTESTMYLRKTNADLWVGQEGIHDTWHTYSLLPRGLDEEIRRVGGVKDVHEFIGRAVRAKVSKVVDKEETIYIIGFDTKTGVGGPWEIVKGKKIPRDGQVIVDRVFATRNGIDIGDKIEVGGVELTVVGISKDTFVLVYSYAFVTKEDAEKIFGAEDFLNYYMVEVDNPFFAEKIADNIKSRLESLGVKVDVLTKQKFIDNHKEVIDESFSAILLPLVFIGFFIGVTVIGLTLYTATLEKMKEYAILKAIGADETFMMRIVLEQAFTIALLGFAAGSILSFLAANLIPNVAPEFYVEINLQNVVMTFGSIVVMSLVAALIPIRRLERIEPATVFQA